The window TGCTGCGGCAACTGGAAGAGGCGTGGCGGCAGGAGCGGGTTGACCTCGACACCCTGCACGACCTTGAGGGGCTGACGGCCCACCTGGACCTGACCGGCACCGTGACCTGCCGCGCCGCGCTGGAGAGTATTCAGGGCCTCTTCAGGCGCGTGGTCGAGGCCACCTACGAGGTGCTGGCCGCCAACGATTAGGCTGGGCAACAGCGGAAGGACGGCGCATAGAGTAGCCGTCCTTCTGTCCATTCTGGTTTGTCTAGGCCCGCCTCATGCGGATTCCGCTTCATTGCAGCACAACAAAGACAGGCACCGTCTGCACTTCTATATCGTGAAATCCGCAGCTGTTCCTGCTCGCTCTCCTGCGGCGCTTTTCAAGCCTGCTGCGCCGCTGTCCAAGTCGCCCAGAGTCCGCCTCAGCTGTGCGTCATGTCCAGCGGGACGACCCACTGGGCAAACTCTTCATCAGTGACGTAGCCCAGGGCCAGCGCGGCCTCTTTCAGGCTGCTGCCTTCCTTGTGGGCCTTCTTGGCAATGGCGGCGGCCTTGTCGTACCCGATGTGCTTGTTCAGGGCCGTGACCTGCATCAGGTTGATGCTCAGGTTGTGCTCGATTTTTTCCAGGTTGGGTTCAATCCCCACGGCGCAGTTGTCGTTGAAGGCCAGGCTGGCGTCGGCAATCAGGCGAATGGATTCCAGCACGGCATGTACCATCACGGGCTTGAACACGTTCAGCTGAAAATTGCCCTGGCTGCCCGCAAAGGCCACGGTGGCGTCGTTGCCAAACACGCGGGTGGCCACCATCGTCAGGGCCTCGCTCTGGGTGGGGTTCACCTTGCCCGGCATGATGCTGGACCCCGGTTCGTTCTCGGGAATCACGATCTCGCCAATGCCGTTGCGGGGCCCCGAGGCCAGCCAGCGCACGTCGTTGGCCATCTTCATCAGGGCGCCGGCCAGGGTGCGCAGGGCCGCCGAGGTCTGCACCAGGGCGTCGTGGGCCGACAGGGCCGCAAATTTGTTCTCGGCGCTGCGAAAGGCGAAGCCGGTTTCCTCGCTGTACTTCTGCGCGGCCAGGTCACCGAACTGCGGGTGCGCGTTCAGGCCCGTGCCCACCGCCGTGCCGCCGATGGCCAGTTCCAGCAGGCCTTCCCCCGCGAGTTTCACCTGCGCCAGCGCGTAGTCCAACTGCGCCACCCAGCCGCCGATCTCCTGGCCCAGTGTGATCGGCGTGGCGTCTTGCAGGTGGGTGCGGCCCACCTTGACCAGTCCGGCATGCGCTTTGGCCTTGGCGTCCAGGGTGTCCCGCAGTTTGCCCACGCTGCCGTACAGGCGCTCATTCAGTTCCAGCACCACGGCGATGTGCATGGCGGTGGGAAAGGTGTCGTTGCTGCTCTGGCCCCGGTTCACATGGTCATTGGGGTGAACAGGCGCCTTGCTGCCCAGCTGGCCGCCCGCTATCTCGATGGCGC of the Deinococcus betulae genome contains:
- the fumC gene encoding class II fumarate hydratase, whose product is MTSYRKESDTMGTLDVDASRYWGAQTERSIQNFPIGRDTFVWGRPVIRALGILKKGAAQANADLGELPREVADLIVQAADEVIAGTLDEHFPLVVFQTGSGTQSNMNANEVISNRAIEIAGGQLGSKAPVHPNDHVNRGQSSNDTFPTAMHIAVVLELNERLYGSVGKLRDTLDAKAKAHAGLVKVGRTHLQDATPITLGQEIGGWVAQLDYALAQVKLAGEGLLELAIGGTAVGTGLNAHPQFGDLAAQKYSEETGFAFRSAENKFAALSAHDALVQTSAALRTLAGALMKMANDVRWLASGPRNGIGEIVIPENEPGSSIMPGKVNPTQSEALTMVATRVFGNDATVAFAGSQGNFQLNVFKPVMVHAVLESIRLIADASLAFNDNCAVGIEPNLEKIEHNLSINLMQVTALNKHIGYDKAAAIAKKAHKEGSSLKEAALALGYVTDEEFAQWVVPLDMTHS